A window from Sinanaerobacter sp. ZZT-01 encodes these proteins:
- a CDS encoding IS3 family transposase: MAIQIITLIYDVKRRYGAPKIHQILLSNGWHVSLKRVQRRMETLGIRSIVIKIYRHYSNQNSIIEKENILKQDFTATAINQKWCTDITYIHTQKNGWTYLASVMDFYSKKIIGWAFDTTMSAELAVKAINNACLNVKNSEGIILQSDLGTQYTSELFERTLAKKKIRHSFSRKGCPYDNACIESLHSLLKKEEVYCKIYKDSSDAYKSIFEYIESWYNQKRIHSILGYKTPNALHVKGVA; encoded by the coding sequence ATAGCCATACAGATAATTACTCTCATATATGATGTCAAAAGACGTTATGGAGCACCAAAGATTCATCAAATTTTACTCTCGAATGGCTGGCATGTCAGCTTAAAGCGAGTGCAGCGAAGAATGGAAACTCTTGGTATTCGTTCCATTGTGATCAAAATATATCGTCATTATTCGAATCAAAATTCTATTATAGAGAAAGAAAATATTTTAAAACAGGATTTTACGGCAACTGCTATTAATCAAAAATGGTGCACAGACATTACTTATATTCATACACAAAAAAATGGATGGACTTATTTAGCTTCTGTCATGGATTTCTACAGCAAAAAGATTATTGGATGGGCATTCGATACTACAATGTCAGCTGAACTAGCTGTGAAAGCAATTAATAATGCCTGTCTAAATGTAAAGAATTCAGAAGGAATTATTTTGCAAAGTGATTTGGGAACTCAGTATACCAGTGAATTATTTGAGCGTACACTTGCAAAGAAGAAAATACGTCATTCTTTTAGCCGAAAAGGATGTCCATATGATAATGCTTGTATTGAATCTCTTCATTCACTCCTTAAAAAGGAAGAAGTGTATTGTAAAATATATAAAGATTCATCCGATGCATACAAAAGCATCTTTGAATATATCGAATCCTGGTACAACCAAAAGAGGATTCACAGTATCTTAGGCTACAAGACACCAAATGCATTGCATGTAAAAGGTGTTGCATAA
- a CDS encoding putative holin-like toxin, producing MITYSELFQFGLLIVAVISLCLRSKK from the coding sequence ATGATTACATATTCTGAATTATTTCAATTTGGATTGTTGATCGTAGCTGTCATTTCTCTGTGTTTACGCAGTAAGAAATAA